One part of the Desulfovibrio desulfuricans genome encodes these proteins:
- a CDS encoding Arm DNA-binding domain-containing protein, producing MALSDMAIKKAKPREKIYTLKDADGLYLEIKPSGKKYWRLRYWIDSKENRLSLGE from the coding sequence ATGGCTCTAAGCGATATGGCCATCAAAAAGGCCAAGCCCCGCGAGAAAATTTATACCCTCAAAGACGCAGATGGGCTTTATCTGGAGATAAAGCCTTCTGGCAAAAAGTATTGGCGTCTCCGTTACTGGATCGACTCCAAGGAAAATCGTCTTTCCCTCGGTGAATAG
- a CDS encoding tyrosine-type recombinase/integrase, giving the protein MAITPYMTKSGKRFKVEVYQNGERIGSKSGFTNQQDAKKWEARALTLAEKKEPTGTAFLGLATAYLDDMKERRQHNTVQYKIAALRRFLSFIGGDFQLERLRAAQISGYLVARKQAMGPKAANRDLVELRAVMNWAIRKRLYHENPFIPFEKFPEKKFVRRVPTAAEIDAVLEVATQEQKDFLDILRYTGARLSEVCSLCWNDVDFQRNTITYWTRKRKGGNLEPGILAMPQILREILAARKGLPSAHPEFVFVGRAGRQFTKNSVRLWLPELCKAASIHPPFTAHAMRHYFATLLKDSGVITSFQIQAALRHKNLSTTEKYLHELSIDRGVAALLDGDGNS; this is encoded by the coding sequence ATGGCAATTACTCCATACATGACCAAGAGCGGCAAGCGGTTCAAAGTGGAAGTCTACCAGAACGGCGAACGGATAGGCTCAAAGTCGGGGTTCACAAATCAGCAAGACGCAAAAAAGTGGGAAGCAAGGGCGCTCACTCTGGCAGAAAAGAAAGAGCCGACAGGTACGGCCTTCTTGGGTCTGGCGACAGCGTATCTTGACGATATGAAAGAGCGCCGGCAGCACAATACCGTTCAGTACAAGATCGCCGCATTGCGGCGATTCTTGTCTTTTATAGGTGGGGATTTTCAGCTTGAACGCCTTCGGGCCGCGCAGATCAGCGGGTATCTTGTTGCACGAAAACAAGCGATGGGGCCAAAGGCCGCAAATCGTGATCTGGTGGAACTGCGGGCGGTTATGAACTGGGCGATCCGAAAGCGCCTTTATCACGAGAATCCTTTCATTCCATTCGAGAAATTCCCTGAGAAGAAATTTGTGCGGCGGGTGCCAACTGCTGCGGAAATTGACGCAGTGCTGGAGGTGGCAACACAGGAACAAAAAGATTTTCTCGACATCCTGCGCTACACGGGCGCGCGACTTTCTGAAGTGTGCAGCCTCTGCTGGAATGATGTTGATTTTCAGCGGAATACAATCACGTACTGGACGCGCAAGCGTAAGGGGGGCAACCTTGAACCGGGGATCCTTGCCATGCCGCAAATACTGCGCGAAATCCTGGCAGCAAGGAAAGGGCTCCCTTCTGCGCACCCGGAGTTCGTTTTTGTGGGACGTGCCGGGCGACAGTTTACAAAAAACTCCGTGCGGCTTTGGCTTCCGGAGTTGTGCAAGGCTGCCAGCATTCATCCCCCTTTTACTGCCCATGCTATGCGGCATTATTTTGCAACGCTGTTAAAAGACAGTGGGGTGATTACTTCGTTTCAGATTCAAGCGGCACTGAGACACAAAAATTTGAGTACGACAGAAAAGTACCTACATGAATTGTCGATAGATCGCGGGGTTGCGGCGCTCTTGGATGGTGATGGCAATTCGTGA
- a CDS encoding toprim domain-containing protein, translating to MGHDIPASEIVNALLDSRLYDLRRSGNYLRGVCPSCGEKSLFVGTLHPYVLRCTRLNKCAFEQTVREALPDFFGNFAKRFPPTAENREATADAYLALDRGFDLGKIRGWYEQGSYPIHNTDQYIPTVRFYLDAARTRWWERLIGRKGNNGNKASFGGKRKDDGTLYRGDAWMPPGMTIEKLDRVFLVEGIFHAIALFLAGFKAVACFSCNTFPEDFIKAHSGKSVKWTVAMDADNAGSRWAKKHYLRLKQMCELASVCLPPKGQDWDDLWRAEHLTAALISKGLYSGRLMVAESVEEKAFHYYVHNRSNKFLLDFKNALYWIELGEDFRTEVYTAVNAQAEKDAENRAAEAKAQRAKEAAKQKAEQEKAAAAPAPEATPADASTSEQSPGQPVQPQQPEVKDTPDDPEGQILMTPEGRQIFNRHCGVDQISNVLPRCLYITKDPIMDEIRYQFQIAYANGTPDEIIPLEGSAINSPVDFNKALLNRSLGGTFDGNAGHFKILRKGWLNRRLVTVSALPFVGYDPATKAYIFKDNAWHCGRRLAANDQGYFEINRQGVKTTLASVNITTEGDFKPDWLPNFVKAFHWQGLALLAFFAGSLFVQQIRSRDKSFPLLEFTGDPGAGKSTALEFCWKLVGRDDYEGFDLLKSTAAGRRRAFSQVSNLPVVIIESDRDDGQKDSRQKQFGFDEVKPFFNGRGTGTLGVSRRGNETDESVFQASLIISQNAEVEGSEALLQRIVHCHADKKHHAQGTRDLARWFERQTVATVGGFLNRALTRERDFLEAYAQAYAKYETMLTGADLHNERIIKNHAQVAACGDALGVIFGDAMTQELKTGLACYLTGRARAREKRLANDHPLVEQFWDIYEYITIKITASLRNDKGDQEPLNHARTTDGRIAINLNQLMEECRTWGQPVPDMATLKKLLPMCRRHKYMGNMPINSRITGKTMRCWVFSRAGGYAATTEDF from the coding sequence GTGGGGCATGACATTCCAGCGTCCGAGATCGTCAACGCGCTGCTTGATTCGCGCCTGTATGACCTGCGGCGATCAGGCAACTACCTGCGCGGGGTCTGCCCCTCATGCGGGGAAAAGTCCCTCTTTGTGGGCACCCTGCACCCCTACGTGTTGCGCTGCACCCGCCTGAACAAGTGCGCGTTTGAGCAGACAGTGCGCGAGGCCCTGCCAGACTTTTTCGGCAACTTCGCCAAACGCTTCCCCCCCACGGCAGAAAACCGTGAGGCAACAGCAGACGCCTACCTGGCGCTAGACCGTGGCTTCGACCTGGGCAAGATCCGCGGCTGGTACGAGCAAGGCTCCTACCCCATCCACAACACAGACCAATACATCCCCACCGTGCGCTTTTACCTCGATGCCGCCCGCACCCGCTGGTGGGAGCGCCTTATCGGCCGCAAGGGCAACAACGGCAACAAGGCCAGCTTCGGCGGCAAGCGCAAGGACGACGGAACCCTCTACCGTGGCGATGCCTGGATGCCGCCCGGCATGACCATTGAAAAGCTCGACCGCGTCTTTCTGGTGGAGGGCATCTTCCACGCCATCGCGCTCTTTCTCGCCGGGTTCAAGGCCGTGGCCTGCTTCTCGTGCAACACCTTTCCCGAGGATTTCATCAAGGCCCATTCCGGCAAAAGCGTAAAGTGGACTGTGGCCATGGATGCCGACAATGCAGGCAGCCGATGGGCAAAGAAGCACTACCTGCGCCTGAAGCAAATGTGCGAACTGGCCAGCGTCTGTTTGCCGCCCAAGGGGCAAGACTGGGACGACCTCTGGCGGGCCGAGCACCTGACCGCCGCACTCATCTCCAAGGGCCTGTACAGCGGGCGGCTCATGGTGGCGGAGAGCGTGGAAGAAAAAGCCTTCCACTACTACGTTCATAACCGCAGCAACAAGTTTTTGCTCGACTTCAAAAACGCGCTCTACTGGATTGAGCTTGGCGAGGACTTCCGCACCGAGGTCTACACCGCCGTAAACGCCCAGGCAGAAAAGGACGCCGAAAACCGCGCCGCCGAAGCCAAGGCCCAAAGGGCAAAAGAGGCTGCCAAGCAAAAAGCCGAGCAGGAAAAAGCCGCTGCCGCACCAGCGCCAGAAGCCACCCCCGCCGATGCTTCCACGTCAGAGCAATCACCAGGCCAGCCCGTTCAGCCGCAACAACCCGAGGTGAAGGACACGCCGGACGACCCTGAAGGGCAAATACTCATGACGCCTGAAGGGCGCCAGATATTCAACCGCCACTGCGGCGTCGACCAGATATCCAACGTGCTGCCGCGCTGCCTGTACATCACCAAAGATCCCATCATGGACGAGATCCGCTACCAGTTCCAGATTGCCTACGCCAACGGCACCCCGGACGAAATCATTCCGCTGGAGGGTTCGGCCATCAACAGCCCGGTGGACTTCAACAAGGCGCTGCTCAACCGCAGCCTTGGCGGCACGTTTGACGGCAACGCCGGGCATTTCAAAATTTTGCGCAAAGGCTGGCTCAACCGCCGTCTGGTCACGGTTTCTGCCCTGCCCTTTGTGGGCTACGACCCGGCCACCAAGGCCTATATCTTCAAGGATAACGCCTGGCACTGCGGCCGGCGCTTGGCAGCCAACGACCAGGGCTATTTTGAAATCAACCGCCAGGGCGTCAAAACAACTCTGGCCAGCGTGAACATCACGACAGAGGGCGACTTCAAGCCAGACTGGCTGCCCAATTTCGTCAAGGCCTTCCACTGGCAGGGGTTGGCCTTGCTGGCTTTCTTTGCCGGTTCGCTCTTTGTGCAGCAGATCCGCAGCCGTGATAAATCTTTTCCGCTTCTGGAGTTTACGGGCGACCCCGGCGCGGGCAAATCCACTGCGCTTGAGTTCTGCTGGAAGCTTGTTGGCCGCGACGATTATGAAGGTTTCGACCTGCTCAAATCCACGGCCGCAGGTCGCCGCCGTGCCTTCAGCCAGGTCAGCAACCTGCCCGTGGTCATTATTGAATCTGACCGCGACGATGGCCAGAAAGACTCCCGCCAGAAGCAGTTCGGCTTCGATGAAGTAAAGCCCTTCTTCAACGGCCGCGGCACAGGCACCCTGGGCGTTTCCCGCCGCGGCAACGAAACGGACGAGAGCGTGTTCCAGGCCTCGCTTATCATTTCGCAGAATGCCGAGGTGGAAGGCAGCGAGGCGCTCCTGCAACGTATCGTCCACTGCCATGCGGACAAAAAACACCACGCCCAGGGCACACGCGATCTTGCCCGCTGGTTTGAGCGCCAGACCGTGGCCACCGTGGGCGGCTTTCTCAACCGGGCGCTGACCCGTGAGCGCGATTTTCTGGAGGCCTACGCCCAGGCCTACGCCAAGTACGAAACAATGCTCACCGGCGCGGATCTGCACAACGAGCGCATCATCAAAAACCACGCCCAGGTGGCAGCCTGCGGCGATGCCTTGGGCGTTATCTTTGGCGACGCCATGACGCAGGAGCTTAAGACGGGCCTCGCCTGCTACCTCACCGGCCGCGCCAGGGCGCGGGAAAAACGCCTTGCCAACGACCACCCGCTGGTCGAGCAGTTTTGGGACATCTACGAATACATCACCATCAAGATCACGGCCAGCCTGCGCAACGACAAAGGCGACCAAGAGCCACTCAACCATGCCCGCACCACCGATGGCCGTATCGCCATCAACCTCAACCAGCTCATGGAAGAGTGCCGCACCTGGGGCCAGCCCGTGCCGGATATGGCCACGCTCAAAAAGCTGCTGCCCATGTGCCGCCGGCACAAGTACATGGGCAACATGCCTATCAACAGCCGCATCACGGGCAAGACCATGCGCTGCTGGGTCTTCAGCCGTGCTGGCGGATACGCCGCAACCACAGAAGATTTTTAG
- a CDS encoding BRO-N domain-containing protein: protein MSTFMSFIFDEAQVRIHQDEKGMLWFVAKDVCDILGIANASDSVATLDEDERGSIAITDGTSPLGGNPNMLIVSESGLYALIFRSRKPEAKSFRKWVTSEVLPSIRKTGSYELRMNMDEVKQLVRLPEPYKRDAFRRLLAQAGKHGDKSEGTRLMLNVCCIFAAAESGAPIQQAHMTF from the coding sequence ATGAGCACCTTCATGTCATTCATTTTTGATGAGGCCCAAGTCCGTATCCACCAAGACGAGAAAGGCATGCTCTGGTTTGTGGCCAAAGACGTATGCGACATCCTGGGCATCGCCAATGCCTCAGACTCTGTCGCAACACTCGACGAAGATGAGAGAGGTTCTATAGCTATTACCGATGGAACCTCCCCCCTCGGCGGCAACCCGAACATGCTCATTGTGTCCGAATCCGGCCTCTATGCGCTCATCTTCCGCTCACGCAAGCCGGAGGCCAAAAGCTTCCGCAAATGGGTTACGTCTGAGGTTCTGCCCTCCATCCGCAAAACAGGCAGCTACGAGCTGCGCATGAACATGGATGAGGTGAAGCAGCTTGTGCGCTTGCCGGAACCCTACAAGCGCGACGCCTTCCGCCGCCTGCTGGCCCAGGCTGGCAAGCACGGAGACAAAAGCGAAGGCACGCGCCTGATGCTCAACGTATGCTGCATCTTTGCCGCTGCTGAATCTGGCGCACCCATACAACAGGCGCATATGACCTTCTAG
- a CDS encoding BrnT family toxin: MKFEYDPAKSAINKMKHGLDFEQAKALWEDENLLEVPVLRTGEPRFLVIGMIEGKVWTGVITYRGEAVRIISVRRSRKEEVEHYES, translated from the coding sequence ATGAAGTTTGAATACGACCCCGCCAAGAGTGCGATCAACAAAATGAAGCACGGCCTCGACTTTGAGCAGGCCAAGGCCCTGTGGGAAGACGAAAACCTGCTGGAAGTGCCCGTGCTGCGCACAGGTGAACCGCGCTTTCTGGTTATCGGCATGATCGAGGGCAAAGTGTGGACAGGGGTCATCACATACAGGGGCGAGGCCGTGCGCATCATTTCCGTGCGCCGCTCCCGCAAAGAAGAGGTGGAACACTATGAATCATGA
- the brnA gene encoding type II toxin-antitoxin system BrnA family antitoxin gives MNHEQQLSAEEFDRRFEAGEDISAHVDWAAARRPNKQTQRVNVDFPTWMVEALDTEARHLGVSRQALVKVWIANCLARDSHSAR, from the coding sequence ATGAATCATGAACAGCAGCTTTCTGCCGAGGAATTTGACCGCCGCTTTGAAGCGGGCGAGGACATTTCCGCGCATGTGGACTGGGCAGCGGCCCGCAGGCCCAACAAGCAGACGCAGCGCGTAAATGTGGACTTTCCCACCTGGATGGTGGAAGCGCTGGACACAGAAGCCCGCCACTTGGGCGTAAGCCGCCAGGCGCTCGTCAAGGTGTGGATTGCCAACTGCCTTGCGCGCGATTCGCACAGCGCCAGATAA
- a CDS encoding FRG domain-containing protein — protein MDDRILEIKISSLADYVSATAIFERGAGFRGVPDSEFLLLPTAGRLKPGYSRPGALWLERSMFVSFKQYAYAFEKTEKYIDLAILGQHYGLPTRLMDWTVSPLVALFFAVRSHPDRDAAVYVLDEGHESYARDEIPYADFIMNESKPAMREFLKSKFYRKKENDLEAYLQFILHREEFSVVRAFPKNISPRISAQSSFFTLHIDPFTPLTEHISKKIIISKKLKKEIFFALEKNGIHEFTLFPGLEGLCGWLKTVYYDQCLTGGQFD, from the coding sequence ATGGACGACAGAATACTTGAGATAAAAATTAGCTCCCTAGCCGACTATGTTTCAGCGACAGCAATTTTCGAAAGAGGTGCTGGTTTTCGAGGCGTCCCGGACAGTGAATTTCTTCTGCTACCTACCGCAGGTCGCCTTAAACCGGGCTACTCAAGACCTGGCGCCCTGTGGTTAGAACGGAGCATGTTCGTTTCGTTCAAGCAATATGCATATGCATTTGAAAAAACAGAAAAGTATATTGACCTTGCAATCTTAGGACAACACTACGGACTCCCGACCAGGCTCATGGACTGGACGGTCAGTCCCTTGGTCGCGTTATTTTTTGCCGTCAGATCACATCCTGATCGTGATGCCGCCGTTTACGTTCTTGACGAAGGGCATGAGAGCTATGCGCGCGATGAAATTCCATATGCGGACTTCATTATGAACGAAAGCAAGCCAGCAATGAGAGAATTTTTGAAAAGCAAATTTTATCGAAAAAAAGAAAATGACCTTGAAGCATACTTACAATTTATTCTACACCGAGAAGAATTTTCAGTAGTCCGTGCTTTTCCAAAAAATATTTCCCCGCGAATATCTGCACAAAGTTCTTTTTTTACACTACACATAGACCCATTTACGCCTTTAACAGAGCATATCAGTAAAAAAATTATTATCTCTAAAAAATTAAAAAAAGAGATTTTTTTTGCCCTTGAAAAAAATGGTATTCATGAATTTACTCTTTTTCCTGGCCTTGAAGGTTTATGTGGCTGGCTAAAAACTGTGTATTACGATCAGTGTTTGACTGGTGGGCAATTTGACTAA
- a CDS encoding DUF2971 domain-containing protein, whose amino-acid sequence MAKEIQVPERLYKYYSDSHLKFVFGDWTIRFTPAVEFNDPFECLPHVINLASKEHQEKIIELSIDDIIKEETAASKKKKARRIQKMMRARCRRDEVKAQVGAAAVNMAKLVMGKIYEKVTREIGVLCLSEENLNLLMWSHYANSHLGFAVGFDMGSDFFVKGSPLPIWKPKKIEYVAERPSKFFNELSSDMKEIFYTKGDVWSYENEWRMLAHLGDSLEWVEEKPTGVLPLPKKSVSEVIFGAKMDDDMVKLACQLIKQQPDCKHIRLQWARLHDSKYELVLEDIPPSFWQKKS is encoded by the coding sequence ATGGCGAAAGAAATTCAAGTCCCAGAGCGATTGTATAAGTACTACTCTGATTCGCATTTAAAGTTCGTATTTGGAGACTGGACGATCAGATTTACACCTGCGGTAGAATTTAATGATCCATTTGAGTGCTTGCCTCATGTGATAAATCTTGCCTCAAAAGAGCATCAAGAAAAAATTATTGAATTAAGTATTGACGATATTATTAAAGAAGAGACGGCTGCATCTAAAAAGAAAAAGGCACGACGCATTCAAAAAATGATGCGAGCAAGGTGCAGAAGAGATGAGGTTAAAGCGCAGGTTGGTGCTGCTGCCGTAAACATGGCAAAGTTAGTCATGGGTAAAATCTATGAAAAGGTTACAAGAGAGATTGGTGTCCTATGTCTATCAGAAGAAAATTTAAATCTTTTGATGTGGTCACATTATGCAAATTCACACCTCGGCTTTGCTGTTGGTTTTGATATGGGATCAGATTTTTTTGTGAAAGGCAGCCCGTTGCCCATATGGAAGCCTAAGAAGATTGAATATGTTGCAGAAAGGCCTTCAAAATTTTTCAACGAGCTTAGTTCAGATATGAAAGAGATTTTCTACACCAAAGGAGACGTTTGGAGCTATGAAAATGAATGGAGGATGCTTGCACATTTAGGTGACTCCCTTGAGTGGGTGGAAGAAAAGCCCACAGGAGTGCTCCCACTACCGAAAAAGTCTGTTTCGGAAGTGATCTTCGGCGCAAAAATGGATGATGATATGGTTAAATTAGCGTGCCAACTTATCAAGCAACAGCCGGATTGCAAGCATATTCGCCTTCAGTGGGCGCGGTTGCATGACTCAAAATATGAGCTTGTGCTGGAAGATATACCGCCATCGTTTTGGCAAAAGAAAAGCTAG
- a CDS encoding ogr/Delta-like zinc finger family protein, producing the protein MRIYCDRCGEVAFIRKRRDVAPGFTIFYCLCSNVDCAHSFTAELTLGHTISPSALDLPQGAADKIRGCGSPREVRQLLLPLVPASQA; encoded by the coding sequence ATGCGTATTTACTGTGACCGCTGCGGTGAAGTGGCCTTTATACGGAAGCGCCGGGACGTTGCGCCGGGCTTTACCATTTTTTACTGCCTGTGCAGCAATGTGGACTGTGCCCACTCATTCACGGCAGAGCTTACCCTGGGGCATACCATAAGCCCCTCGGCTCTGGATCTGCCCCAGGGAGCAGCGGATAAGATTAGGGGTTGCGGCTCCCCGCGCGAGGTGCGGCAGTTGCTTTTGCCTCTGGTTCCGGCTTCACAGGCCTGA